A single window of candidate division WOR-3 bacterium DNA harbors:
- the rpsJ gene encoding 30S ribosomal protein S10, producing MSKRIRIRMRSYDHKILDEAMREIVEVAERTGAEVVGPIPLPTKRRVYTVLRSPHVDKKSREQFEIRIHNRLIDLNKPSQQTIEALTKMDLPARVEVEIKY from the coding sequence ATGTCTAAACGTATTAGAATAAGAATGAGATCATACGATCATAAAATATTGGATGAAGCTATGAGAGAGATTGTAGAAGTGGCAGAGCGAACTGGAGCCGAAGTTGTTGGACCGATTCCTCTTCCTACTAAAAGAAGAGTCTATACAGTCCTTCGTTCTCCTCATGTTGATAAGAAATCAAGAGAACAATTTGAGATAAGAATTCATAATAGACTTATTGATTTAAATAAACCATCCCAGCAGACAATAGAAGCTTTAACAAAGATGGATTTACCTGCAAGGGTTGAGGTTGAAATTAAGTATTGA
- the tuf gene encoding elongation factor Tu (EF-Tu; promotes GTP-dependent binding of aminoacyl-tRNA to the A-site of ribosomes during protein biosynthesis; when the tRNA anticodon matches the mRNA codon, GTP hydrolysis results; the inactive EF-Tu-GDP leaves the ribosome and release of GDP is promoted by elongation factor Ts; many prokaryotes have two copies of the gene encoding EF-Tu), translated as GDHVEMDVELIYPVAMEKELRFAIREGGKTVGAGVVTAIEE; from the coding sequence GGAGATCATGTAGAGATGGATGTAGAGTTGATATATCCTGTTGCTATGGAGAAGGAGCTTCGTTTTGCTATAAGAGAAGGTGGAAAAACTGTTGGTGCTGGTGTTGTAACAGCAATTGAGGAGTAA